In Bacilli bacterium, one genomic interval encodes:
- the coaD gene encoding pantetheine-phosphate adenylyltransferase, producing MSNTNKDPVIAVYPGSFDPITYGHLDIIHRAADIFDHLIVAVLNNSSKAPLFTVDERTELLQAVTKNIPNVEVDSFSDLLIRYMETKQATVIVRALRSVSDYEYELQLASMNRQIGHVETLFMTSNPKYSYLSSSIVREIARFRGPVTELVPPEVEKALKSKFAK from the coding sequence GAGCAACACGAATAAAGATCCGGTAATCGCGGTTTATCCAGGCAGCTTTGATCCCATTACGTATGGGCATTTGGACATCATTCACCGTGCCGCGGACATATTTGATCATCTCATCGTGGCGGTGCTGAACAATTCGAGCAAAGCCCCGTTGTTTACTGTGGATGAGCGAACCGAACTGCTGCAAGCGGTAACGAAAAATATTCCCAACGTGGAAGTGGACAGTTTTAGCGATCTTTTGATCCGCTATATGGAAACCAAGCAAGCAACCGTTATTGTGCGCGCACTGCGCTCGGTTTCCGACTACGAGTATGAATTGCAGCTGGCGTCCATGAACAGGCAAATCGGCCATGTGGAAACGCTGTTTATGACTTCAAATCCCAAATATTCGTACCTAAGCTCCAGCATCGTTCGGGAAATCGCGCGGTTTCGCGGACCGGTTACAGAGCTGGTCCCGCCGGAAGTGGAAAAAGCGCTGAAAAGCAAATTCGCGAAATAA